In a single window of the Populus alba chromosome 16, ASM523922v2, whole genome shotgun sequence genome:
- the LOC118050669 gene encoding NDR1/HIN1-like protein 1 — translation MSSKDCGSHGDRRRKIFRRIFAGILIFLLIVLIIILLVWAILRPSKPKFILQDATVYAFNVSSPNLLTSNFQVTLSSRNPNDKVGIYYDKLDVYATYRNQQITLRTAIPTSYQGHNEIDVWSPFVYGSAVPVSPYNSVALSQDQATGTVMLMIKIDGRVRFKVGTFISAKYHLNVQCPAYIQFGSRTSGIIVGENAIKYQLVTRCSVSL, via the coding sequence aTGTCATCCAAAGACTGCGGCAGCCACGGCGACAGACGCCGAAAAATCTTCCGTCGAATCTTCGCCGGAATCCTAATCTTCCTCCTCATAGTCCTCATCATAATTCTCTTAGTTTGGGCCATCCTCCGTCcttcaaaaccaaaattcatCCTCCAAGATGCTACAGTTTACGCCTTCAACGTTTCATCTCCAAATCTTCTCACTTCCAATTTCCAAGTCACCTTATCCTCTCGCAACCCCAATGACAAAGTCGGGATCTACTATGATAAACTCGATGTTTATGCCACATACCGTAACCAACAAATAACTCTACGTACTGCCATACCTACTTCTTACCAAGGGCACAACGAAATTGATGTTTGGTCCCCTTTTGTCTACGGCAGCGCCGTGCCTGTATCTCCGTACAATTCAGTCGCATTAAGTCAAGACCAAGCTACAGGAACTGTGATGCTGATGATCAAGATTGATGGTCGTGTCCGATTCAAAGTTGGAACCTTTATTTCTGCGAAATATCATTTGAATGTTCAGTGTCCTGCTTATATTCAGTTTGGTAGCAGAACTAGTGGAATCATTGTCGGTGAGAACGCCATTAAGTATCAGCTGGTAACGAGATGCAGTGTGAGCCTTTGA
- the LOC118051082 gene encoding NDR1/HIN1-like protein 10, which yields MADKQGLNGAYYGPKIPPTQQYHRHGRGSGCGCCCLVTLLLKLIITVLTLIGLFILIVWLIFRPINKVKFHVTDVALTEFNYTNNNMLSYNLTFNVNIRNPNKKIGIYYNRVEAKAFYEGQRFGYLSLTPFYQGHKNTTVLNVVFTGTQPVTLQGEDLTRFNSEKTSGIYSIALELSLRVKFKLGKVKTAVFKPKVECDDLKIPLNGPYVAGSSKCKIKF from the coding sequence ATGGCAGATAAACAAGGCCTGAATGGCGCCTATTATGGTCCAAAAATCCCACCTACACAACAGTACCACCGCCATGGCCGTGGTTCCGGCTGTGGCTGCTGCTGTCTCGTGACCCTCCTCCTCAAACTGATCATCACCGTGCTCACGCTTATTGGCCTCTTCATTCTTATTGTCTGGCTCATATTCCGTCCCATTAACAAGGTCAAGTTTCATGTCACGGACGTTGCTTTAACCGAGTTCAACTACACCAACAACAACATGCTCAGCTACAACCTTACTTTTAACGTCAACATCCGCAACCCCAACAAGAAGATTGGGATTTACTATAACAGGGTAGAGGCCAAAGCCTTTTATGAGGGCCAGAGGTTTGGTTATCTTTCCTTGACTCCGTTCTATCAAGGACACAAGAACACCACTGTCTTGAATGTAGTTTTTACTGGTACACAACCTGTTACCCTTCAAGGTGAAGATTTGACGCGATTTAACAGCGAAAAAACAAGTGGGATTTATAGTATTGCCTTGGAGTTGTCTTTGAGGGTTAAGTTCAAGCTTGGTAAGGTCAAGACTGCAGTATTCAAGCCCAAGGTTGAGTGTGATGACTTGAAGATTCCTTTGAACGGGCCTTATGTTGCTGGGAGTAGCAAGTGCAAGATCAAGTTCTGA